Proteins from a genomic interval of Actinoalloteichus hymeniacidonis:
- a CDS encoding cytochrome P450, translated as MSQPIPHGLPTQRDAGPFNPPRAITRLRETRPVSPMIFPDGHQGWIVTGFDAVREMLADTGFSSRQDLGVLHLPYETPGMPTFTEPAPQAPGLFIAMDPPDHTRLRRMLTGAFTLRRMRQLEERIVDITEHLLDEMARRRAPVDLVTEFALPLPSLVICEMLGVAYADRGNFQVNTARFLDKELPFDQQQAAFLELHGYLTELVTRKRAEPGEDLLSDLARHDALTIEELAGMAFLLLLAGHETTANMLGLGTFALLENPDQLAELHADHELLPGAVDELLRYLSIADIHYRYASADIELCGEQIAEGSTVLVSLLAANHDPRRFDDPDVLDIHRKARGHQTFGHGIHQCLGQQLARIELRAGFGGLIRRFPTLRLAIPAAEVRLKTNMQIYGVHELPVTWRETPQ; from the coding sequence ATGAGCCAACCCATCCCGCACGGACTGCCCACCCAGCGCGACGCGGGTCCCTTCAACCCACCGCGCGCCATCACCCGCCTGCGGGAGACCCGGCCGGTCAGCCCGATGATCTTCCCCGACGGACATCAGGGCTGGATCGTCACCGGCTTCGACGCGGTCCGAGAGATGTTGGCCGACACCGGATTCAGCTCCCGGCAGGACCTCGGCGTCCTGCACCTGCCCTACGAGACCCCCGGAATGCCGACCTTCACCGAACCGGCACCGCAGGCGCCCGGCCTCTTCATCGCCATGGATCCGCCGGACCACACCAGGCTGCGACGGATGCTCACCGGCGCCTTCACCCTGCGGCGGATGCGACAACTCGAGGAACGCATCGTCGACATCACCGAGCACCTACTCGACGAGATGGCCCGCCGTCGCGCGCCGGTCGACCTGGTGACCGAGTTCGCCCTGCCGCTGCCGTCCCTGGTGATCTGCGAGATGCTCGGCGTCGCCTATGCCGATCGGGGGAACTTCCAGGTCAACACAGCCAGGTTCCTCGACAAGGAGTTGCCCTTCGACCAGCAGCAGGCCGCGTTCCTCGAATTACACGGCTACCTGACCGAACTGGTCACCCGGAAACGCGCGGAACCCGGCGAGGATCTGCTGTCCGACCTGGCCCGACACGACGCGCTCACCATCGAGGAACTGGCGGGCATGGCCTTCCTGCTGTTGCTCGCGGGCCACGAGACCACCGCCAACATGCTGGGCCTCGGCACCTTCGCGCTGCTGGAGAATCCCGACCAGCTCGCCGAACTCCACGCGGACCACGAGCTGCTGCCGGGAGCCGTCGACGAGTTGCTGCGCTATCTGTCCATCGCCGACATCCACTATCGCTACGCCTCGGCGGACATCGAACTCTGCGGTGAGCAGATCGCCGAGGGCTCGACCGTGCTGGTGTCGCTTTTGGCCGCCAACCACGACCCACGACGCTTCGACGACCCCGACGTGCTGGATATCCACCGCAAGGCACGTGGTCACCAGACCTTCGGCCACGGCATTCACCAATGTCTCGGCCAGCAGCTGGCCAGGATCGAGCTGCGGGCGGGTTTCGGCGGTCTGATCCGTCGTTTTCCGACGCTGCGTCTCGCCATCCCGGCTGCCGAGGTCAGGCTCAAGACCAACATGCAGATCTACGGCGTCCACGAACTCCCGGTCACGTGGCGGGAGACCCCGCAGTAG